One genomic region from Anopheles bellator chromosome 2, idAnoBellAS_SP24_06.2, whole genome shotgun sequence encodes:
- the LOC131211209 gene encoding ecdysone 20-monooxygenase, with protein sequence MSVTIVLFYTFVTLFMFLSYNPKPKKIIESIRSFLLHLLNGFPTDCSPSSSSSSSSSSSPSLYGDQDRPQVPQVKSIWNIPGPRRLPLIGTKWLYLTGRQRYSKVHEAFLELHRRYGKIVLDVDTVPIVNLFDRADMERVLKYPSRFPFRPPTEIIETYRRSRPDRFGVTNLINAQGEKWHELRMKLTSGITSRRILQSFIPSVNDICDDFVDLVRRQRAEDGTIRNFQDIANSVGLEIICCLVLGRRMGYLTTDRRNEKFIRLAEAVKESFVYISQSYYGFKLWKYMPTRLYRNFVRCEEIIYDTIAEIVYEALEEEQLNCPDNDVKHIFISILQSEGLETKEKISGIIDLITSAIETLSNTLSFLLHNLSQSADHQRAIAQEFAHCAKSITNDDLVTASFTKACIQESYRISPTTPCLARILEEDYHLSGYSLPAGTLVLCHTRVACQSEENFQQADQFLPERWLDQRDENHNVYKRQEAGAGIVLPFGTGRRMCPGQKIVDIELTLLVAKIFQNFEIEYRSPLDTQFQFLLAPRTPIEVRFRDRT encoded by the exons ATGTCGGTCACGATAGTGCTTTTCTACACGTTCGTCACGCTGTTCATGTTTCTGTCGTAcaacccgaagccgaagaagatCATCGAGTCGATCCGTAGCTTCCTGTTGCATCTGCTGAATGGCTTTCCAACGGATTGCAGTCCCTCCTCGtcatcctcctcctcctcgtcatcgtcTCCGTCGTTGTACGGGGACCAAGACCGGCCACAGGTGCCACAGGTGAAGTCCATCTGGAATATACCGGGACCGCGGCGGTTGCCCTTGATCGGTACCAAGTGGCTGTACCTTACCGGCCGGCAGCGCTACTCGAAGGTCCACGAAGCGTTCCTGGAGCTGCACCGGCGCTACGGCAAGATCGTGCTCGACGTCGACACGGTCCCGATCGTGAATCTGTTCGATCGTGCCGACATGGAACGGGTGCTAAAGTACCCGAGCCGCTTCCCGTTCCGGCCGCCGACGGAAATCATCGAAACGTaccgccgcagccgcccgGATCGCTTCGGGGTGACCAATCTGATCAATGC CCAGGGCGAGAAGTGGCACGAGCTGCGGATGAAGCTCACCTCCGGCATCACTTCCCGGCGCATCCTGCAGTCGTTCATTCCGTCGGTGAACGATATCTGCGACGATTTCGTGGACTTGGTGCGCCGCCAGCGGGCCGAAGACGGGACGATACGCAACTTCCAGGACATCGCCAACTCGGTCGGCTTGGAGA TTATCTGTTGTCTGGTGCTGGGGCGCCGTATGGGCTACCTGACGACGGACCGGCGGAACGAGAAGTTTATTCGGCTCGCCGAAGCCGTCAAGGAGTCGTTCGTGTACATCAGCCAAAGCTACTATGGGTTCAAGCTGTGGAAGTACATGCCGACGCGTCTCTACCGCAACTTTGTCCGCTGCGAGGAGATCATCTACGA CACGATTGCGGAGATCGTGTACGAGGCGCTCGAGGAGGAGCAGCTCAACTGTCCGGACAACGACGTGAAGCACATCTTCATCAGCATCCTGCAGAGCGAGGGTCTCGAGACGAAGGAGAAGATATCCGGCATCATCGACCTCATCACCAGTGCCATAGAAACG CTTTCGAACACGCTCTCGTTCCTGCTGCACAACCTGAGCCAATCGGCGGACCACCAGCGGGCGATCGCGCAGGAGTTTGCGCACTGCGCAAAGAGCATCACCAACGACGACCTCGTGACGGCCAGCTTCACCAAAGCGTGCATCCAGGAGTCGTACCGCATCTCGCCCACGACGCCCTGTCTGGCGCGTATCCTCGAGGAAGACTACCACCTGTCCGGGTACAGTCTGCCGGCCGGT ACACTCGTCCTGTGCCATACCAGAGTTGCCTGCCAGAGCGAGGAAAACTTCCAGCAGGCGGACCAGTTTCTGCCGGAACGGTGGCTCGACCAGCGGGACGAAAACCACAACGTCTACAAGCGCCAGGAAGCGGGCGCCGGCATCGTGCTACCGTTCGGGACCGGCCGGCGCATGTGTCCCGGACAGAAGATTGTCGATATCGAGCTcacgctgctggtggcaaAG ATTTTCCAAAACTTTGAGATCGAGTACCGTAGTCCGCTCGATACGCAGTTTCAGTTCCTGCTGGCCCCGCGAACACCGATCGAGGTTAGGTTCCGCGATCGTACCTAG